The window GACTTCTGTGGCCATTTTTCTTTCGGTTTAGAAATTTATGAAATTTTACTGTATGATTTCCTCGAATCAATTCGCCTATTTCTTTGTTCGTGATTTTTGTTTCTGTTATTGATCATGTCCTGCAACTTTGCACACCGATTCCACATCAATCTTTGATGAAGGTgggattatattttttaaaaaattacatttatcgtTTGTCTTGTATTCACCGTTTAGTAAAACTTTTCTTCTACTTTTTCCTCTCAGATAAATTttgctattttactttgttagTATGTAATCATGTTGTGTATTATAAATTTCTTACCTATTGGTTGTATTTATTAGGTCCTTCTTGGAGATGTGGCCACTGGAAAGTCGAGTCTCGTATTGCGGTTTGTGAAAGGCCAGTTTGTTGAATTCCAGGTTAGTGTTGCATTCTGTGACTCTTGTTCCATTGCTAGCTGTGTCATGGGATTTGTAATTTTAATAGGAACCATAGAGTTTTCACCTTGGGAGTTATGATTTGGATGCTTTGATTCTGCAGGAATCAACCATAGGTGCTGCATTCTTTTCGCAAGTAGTCGCTGTCAATGATGAATCAGTGAAATTTGAGATTTGGGATACTGCTGGACAAGAGAGGTACCATAGCTTGGCCCCTATGTACTACAGAGGAGCTGCAGCTGCTGTGGTTGTCTACGATATAACAAATGCGGTTAGTGAAATAGCATCATAACTTATTTGACCTAACTACTGGACTTTCAAATATTATAACATCTTTATTCGACCTTCTAAATGTGAACTTAGTGAAATAGGGTATTACATGATTTTTCTTTGCttctacaacattattgtttgaTCAAATTATGAAAACTTCATATATTGTGTAAACCAAGATGGTTATATTCAAAAGCCATTTGGAAAATAGTGTGGATGATAATTTCATTGGAAAccatgtaccaagacgtgaaacttTAAGGTTATGTCTCCTAACTTCAGCTACCAATGGCCAATTTTTCCATTTGCAAGGACATAACAGATTTCTGAGGTCTTTATTAAACAACTTACAAGATGTGATTACTTATTATTGTTACTTTTTTTACttgtaaataaaatcaatttcaTAATTCCAAGATCAGTCAAAGCATTTCTTATTATGGTATCAATAGTGCTGAACTGCTACGAAATAAATCTGGGATAAAAATGGTTTCTCACAGCCATTATTATTTCTCATGCACATAAGAGAAAATGCATTATGCTTCTAGTAACCAACTCACTTAGTAACATATATTTCGCCTTTTTTTCTTTAAGAACTTTGATTCATGAATGAAGAAAAATCATAaacgttgaaaaaaaaaatctaagatttTGAGAATTCTGCAAATTGTAAGCATTGTGCTTTGTTTTGGAACTTACTCTGAGTAGGAAAATAGGAAACTCTGGTGCCTTTTGAAAACCTGATAGCACTAACTTGTAAGCATATATTAAATTTGTTCTAAGGCATAAGGCAACCACATATAGATGACTTTCTTTTATGGTTATTACACATCCATAGCTAACCTAGGTCCATCATTATATCACATTGGGCAAATCTTTTAACCAGTGTTTGGTATCATTTGAGATATGCTACTTGTATTTTATGACTTGCAATAATTATGATGGAAGATGTGcactttacttattttttttcaaaagactttAATAGGAGGGAAATCCCCTGATTCCCATTTAATTGGTTATTCATCAAGATTTTGTAGTTTACTTGCAGTAACACTAGACCAAGAGAATTTTGTCTTGGTTAACTTTAAAAAAGGAATAAAAAACAAGTCTATGTGGTCAATTCAGTAGACAAATTATTGCAGTTAGATAATCACATCTTCCTTGATCTCAGAATCATCTAGTTTGGTTATATTTGTTTTGACTAAAGAAACTTTTGGATGAGTCTTTGTACCTAATTAGAAGGCTCTTCATGGTATGTGATTATTGTAACTGCAAGCTTGAGGCCATTGCTATCTGGAGATGAGAAGATCAATTGTTCACAAGACTATTGAAGCTTTATTCATTTATTATCTATTTAGTTAATATAAGTAGCTTCCCTCCTAATTATATTACTTATCAAGTATCATGAAAATACTAAGAGATTTGTATAGTAAATTTATGATATTTTAAAGCAATGCAGTATGGTCAAAATCTAACATAATGGTTCTGAAGTTGTTCCTCCCATAAGAAACTTTAACATAGATATTAACTTATTAGATATTAACTTATTATTTCTAAAGTTCAAACTAATGCAAAAGCATGCATTGGTTGTATTCTCAAAAGAAGACTCAAAATTCTGTGTTAAACATCATCTCATCCATTTTGCAGGCTACCTTTACTCGAGCGAAGAAGTGGGTTCAAGAACTTCAGGCCCAAGGTAGCATTTAATTTGTTCAGTTTTGATAGTTGATGTGGTTAGAGTTCATTTTTTTCCATGATTGAATGGTCAATGTGACTCAATTTCTCATTATTCATTAACTTCAGCTGATGTAGTATCCTTTAATATCACTTCTGGGTGGGTCTGTCTGCTTTATAATAGGGATTTCATTCTGGATATTCTTGCTTCTTGTGATCTAGAAACTAAGATGACATTATAAGAGGAGAGCTTGTGATAAAATAAATCCACTATTTTTGTGGTGTTATTATCATTGTGATGTTTACAAAAATCAAAAGTATATACCATTGTTAATTAGTGTATCTCTATTCTTATGTGGAGAAACTTTATCCTGTTTCAGGTAGCCCAAATACCATTGTTGCTCTTGCTGGTAACAAAGCTGATCTGTTGGAAGCTAGACAGGTTTCAGCTGAGGTAAGAAACTCTTGGCGATGCCTTATCCATTATAGtagatattataatttttaagatgtattcagcttatTATTCTTAATTTCATTGAGATTCACCTGATAcacattataaaaaaaaagacGATGACTAATTTTGTACTTACCTGAAAGTACTCATATAAGTATGACATGAAGACAAAGAGTCTATTAGCTGGTAGTACAACCAGGTTATATTTTTTTCTCTGTTTAAATGCGAGAGAATACCAAATTGGTTCATAGAACAACTTCCTGATACCAATGGAAGAAGAAATAGAATGCACTTTTAGTACTATAACTACCAATATAGTTCAATCTCCAGAAAATTGATAAGAGCTTCTCACTAATGAAGGAACGAATGCAGCTCTTTCATATAGCTTTAGTAGACACTCTTCTGGAACAACAACAGAAAGTTGCAGACCCAGATCCATTCTCTTTTTGGTTCAGAAATCACCAATGTTTCTATTTCAGCACTGTTCATTCAAATAACTATAGAAAATCATGCATAAGACTAATATTTCCTGTCCAATtatcccactggaattttgtcCCGTTTCCATCATTGATCTTTCTTTTAAAGGAATCTCACTTTGAGGTCTTTCCCAATGTAGACCAAGTTGGAACAATCTCAGTCCAGTCACTTGTAAGGAAATGAGTTCATTAATGATAGCTTGCTAAGGTTGGTTTTTAGTTTCAGATACAACTTTCCACAATGGAGAACTAAGGTATTCAAAAGCACTCCTAGGCAGTAGGAGGTCGGCCCCTAGGCGACTcatgttaaaatattattaaaataaggaTTTACTATTTATCACATGAATTTGAAGTTTTAAGCTAACAAGGTAGTAATATAGTTAAATACCTTTCAAGATATTTAATGAACATACTGATTGAATACCAATataatcaaatatttttcaagataTTTCACCAAAACACAAATTGAATATTCAAAGACTGTTCATCTCACCATTGATTAAATGCTGATCATCTCAGTATTTTCCAGATCAAATATTGATTATCTCAGTATTTAATTATATCGGGCGTCACCATTTCAGTTATCATTCCTATTCCTAACATCAACAAAACCTAGAGAAAAAATAGCCAAGAGTAAGGAGAAAATATTAGCTAGAGAAGAGGGGTTATtaaaggggagccttggcacaacggtaaagttgttgtcatgtgacctagAGGTCATGAGTTGAAAACAGTCTTTTGTAAAATAAGATAAGGTTGCATACTATTCTTTCCTCGGGACCCCGCATTCACAAGTGCATCGGGCTACCCTTTTTAGAAAAGAGGGGTTATTGTTGCTACTGTTGTCATAAGTAGCATTGGGTGTGAAGAGGTGTTAGGCATGATTTTTGCTGTTATTGTGGGGTTGAAAACAGTCTTTTGTAAAATAAGATAAGGTTGCATACTATTttttccccgggaccccgcattcACAAGTGCATCGGGCTACCCTTTTTAGAAAAGAGGGGTTATTGTTGCTACTGTTGTCATAAGGAGCATCGGGTGTGAAGAGGTGTCAGGCATGATTTTTGCTGTTATTGTGGGGAATAAGAAGCTGAAAGTTAAACCGCGGGATGGGAGCAGCGGAGTAGTGCGTAGGTACAC is drawn from Zingiber officinale cultivar Zhangliang chromosome 1B, Zo_v1.1, whole genome shotgun sequence and contains these coding sequences:
- the LOC121969531 gene encoding ras-related protein Rab5A-like produces the protein MAAAASNQIKNAKLVLLGDVATGKSSLVLRFVKGQFVEFQESTIGAAFFSQVVAVNDESVKFEIWDTAGQERYHSLAPMYYRGAAAAVVVYDITNAATFTRAKKWVQELQAQGSPNTIVALAGNKADLLEARQVSAEEAQTYAQENGLFFMETSAKTAINVNNIFYEIAKRLTQVKPVQNPQGMTLPGRLDNKPVAASSCCSS